A window from Drosophila kikkawai strain 14028-0561.14 chromosome 2L, DkikHiC1v2, whole genome shotgun sequence encodes these proteins:
- the LOC108074608 gene encoding aladin, whose product MDPFDMSAEHPEPRRQQPYLNLSEDSFWVNIWEFIRILGNAIWKRFSLKVSESLKNLCCFFLLEMKRLPVDVDEDCLARISQTRDWKTAAFRYIDCHPSSPSLLMALVTREDTVLLYDESFKKRSCLRDLEQKHITCVAFRPWSQELAVGCSAGIFLWKSNWRSQVHRQIRHMQGTHHMRMLEDEGHTCVTSVQWNEDGTILASAALGSTHIILWEPDYQQKMRLILDPGNQSSFSLLRFSADFKEILCASLNGGASICELDRCTWRVRDKVQIESRIQTAVWTTCSSHLLFVKEGSTRLYSRTRNQEALLLKRPKPSWRIEMVANLQDASCSGEWRHCGKPLAIAMDPLGIYLAVIFKHQSFVLLCLLAPARDGPPRPIPIKFIACDGDDATEDEVHPTCMAWHAVVQSNIFEKIRLLVICWSTKHIQSYAVTSKSFEEAQRPQCKNYVNFG is encoded by the coding sequence ATGGACCCTTTTGATATGAGTGCAGAACACCCAGAACCCAGGCGACAACAGCCGTACTTGAACTTGAGCGAAGACAGCTTCTGGGTGAACATTTGGGAATTCATCCGTATCCTGGGCAATGCCATTTGGAAACGCTTTTCGCTGAAGGTAAGCGAATCCCTGAAAAATCTCTGTTGCTTTTTTCTGTTGGAGATGAAACGGTTGCCTGTGGATGTCGATGAGGATTGCCTGGCTAGGATTAGCCAAACGCGGGACTGGAAAACGGCGGCCTTCCGCTATATAGACTGTCATCCGAGCAGTCCTAGCCTGTTGATGGCACTGGTGACCAGGGAGGACACTGTGCTGCTCTACGACGAGAGCTTCAAGAAGAGGTCCTGCCTTAGGGACTTGGAGCAGAAGCACATCACCTGTGTCGCCTTCCGTCCGTGGTCTCAGGAGTTGGCCGTGGGCTGCTCGGCGGGGATTTTCCTTTGGAAGAGCAACTGGCGATCCCAAGTGCACCGTCAGATCCGTCACATGCAGGGCACCCATCACATGCGAATGCTGGAAGACGAGGGCCACACCTGCGTGACCTCGGTGCAGTGGAACGAGGACGGTACCATACTGGCAAGCGCCGCCCTGGGCTCCACCCACATCATTCTCTGGGAGCCGGACTACCAGCAGAAGATGCGCTTGATCCTAGACCCTGGAAACCAAAGCTCCTTCTCCCTGCTGCGCTTTAGTGCTGACTTCAAAGAGATTCTCTGTGCCAGCTTGAATGGTGGTGCCAGCATCTGCGAGCTGGACAGGTGCACCTGGAGGGTTCGGGACAAGGTCCAGATAGAGAGCCGCATCCAGACAGCTGTCTGGACCACTTGCAGCTCCCATCTGCTGTTCGTAAAGGAAGGCAGTACCCGGCTATACTCGAGAACCAGAAATCAGGAGGCGCTGCTGTTGAAGCGCCCCAAGCCTTCGTGGCGCATCGAGATGGTTGCCAATCTGCAGGATGCAAGCTGTTCGGGAGAGTGGAGACACTGCGGCAAACCACTGGCCATTGCCATGGACCCCCTGGGCATCTACTTGGCGGTCATCTTCAAGCACCAATCCTTTGTGCTGCTCTGTCTTCTAGCACCCGCCAGGGATGGTCCTCCGAGACCTATTCCCATCAAATTCATTGCGTGCGACGGGGATGACGCAACAGAGGACGAGGTGCATCCCACCTGCATGGCATGGCATGCAGTTGTACAGAGcaacatttttgaaaaaatacgaCTCTTGGTGATCTGCTGGAGTACAAAGCATATTCAGAGCTACGCCGTCACTTCCAAAAGCTTCGAAGAGGCCCAAAGGCCTCAATGCAAAAACTACGTGAATTTTGGGTAA
- the Fum4 gene encoding fumarate hydratase, mitochondrial: protein MSFDQKEIFSLMYKLARLIVPDTRVENDSEGPVHIPLDRMYGPMTMRSLMKFPIGGVEERMPRPIIKAMGMVKKAAAEANKMNGMEERLCEAISKACDDVISGKLYDEEHFPLVIWQAGSGEHTNMNVNEVVCNRAIEIIGGQMGTREPVDPNEHVNLSQSPNDTFSTAVRIAVAMELQEKMYPALRTFVDLLGKKSSAWAVIVKIGRTHLMDAVPLTLGQEFSGYCQQLTNGRARLDSALDRLYELPMGGHEVGTGLNTKQGFDETCIKRIAQISCLPFVKSPNFFESLSTCDALVELHGELNTIATSLMKIVNDIRLLASGPRSGLGELILPENETVNPLVPGTVIPSQCDAISMICAQVMGNHVAVSMGACSGHFQLNAFMPMIAANVLRSITLLGDGMRSFCTNCLEGIEPHNANIEKFTKISLMLVTALSPHIGYERSAAIARAAHRNGTTLKQEAMNAGIDIDDFKKWVQINDMLQPSD from the exons ATGTCGTTCGACCAAAAGGAGATCTTCAGCCTGATGTACAAGCTGGCACGACTAATAGTGCCGGATACCAGAGTCGAAAATGATTCCGAGGGTCCAGTACACATTCCCCTGGATCGGATGTATGGACCAATGACCATGCGATCCCTGATGAAGTTTCCCATTGGCGGAGTCGAAGAGCGCATGCCA CGACCCATTATAAAGGCCATGGGTATGGTAAAGAAGGCGGCTGCCGAGGCAAACAAGATGAATGGCATGGAGGAGCGTCTGTGCGAGGCCATTTCCAAAGCCTGCGACGATGTTATATCCGGCAAGTTGTACGATGAGGAGCACTTTCCCCTGGTCATCTGGCAGGCGGGATCCGGAGAGCATACCAACATGAATGTCAACGAAGTGGTTTGTAACCGCGCCATCGAGATCATTGGCGGCCAGATGGGCACCAGGGAGCCGGTGGACCCCAATGAACATGTCAACCTCTCGCAGAGCCCCAACGACACCTTTTCCACGGCAGTTCGTATCGCCGTGGCCATGGAGCTGCAGGAGAAAATGTATCCGGCCCTAAGGACCTTCGTTGATTTGCTGGGCAAGAAGTCGAGCGCTTGGGCAGTAATTGTCAAGATAGGACGTACCCATCTGATGGACGCTGTGCCGCTGACCCTTGGTCAGGAGTTTAGTGGCTATTGCCAGCAGCTTACGAACGGCAGAGCTCGGCTGGACTCTGCTTTGGACCGGCTGTACGAGCTGCCCATGGGTGGTCATGAAGTGGGCACGGGCCTGAACACTAAGCAGGGATTTGATGAAACGTGCATTAAACGGATCGCCCAGATATCGTGTCTGCCTTTTGTAAAGTCTCCAAACTTCTTCGAGTCCCTGTCCACGTGCGACGCCCTGGTGGAATTGCACGGAGAGCTCAACACCATAGCAACGAGTCTGATGAAGATAGTCAACGATATCCGTTTGCTGGCATCGGGACCCCGCAGCGGTCTGGGCGAGCTCATTCTTCCGGAGAACGAAACGGTTAACCCGCTTGTGCCCGGCACCGTGATTCCCAGTCAATGCGATGCCATTAGCATGATATGTGCCCAGGTGATGGGCAATCATGTGGCGGTTTCGATGGGTGCCTGCAGCGGACACTTTCAGCTCAATGCCTTTATGCCGATGATCGCTGCAAATGTCTTGCGTTCAATTACCCTGCTTGGCGACGGCATGAGATCCTTTTGCACCAACTGCCTGGAGGGCATTGAGCCTCATAATGCAAATATCGAAAAATTCACAAAGATCTCCCTCATGCTAGTCACGGCCCTGAGCCCCCACATTGGCTATGAGCGGTCCGCTGCAATAGCCAGGGCGGCTCACAGGAATGGAACTACCCTGAAGCAGGAGGCCATGAATGCGGGCATCGATATTGATGACTTCAAGAAATGGGTGCAGATCAATGATATGCTGCAGCCCAGTGATTAG